GCCACGGCCACGGCCGCATCGGTAAGTGCTGTCTCCCCATCCTGGTCGGCCTTGGGCTATCTCTGCACGGTGCTAGCTTGTCAGGAAGTAGGTAGCTTAGAGAAGTGGGTTAGTTAGAGCTCTTGGCGGTCGAGTCGGATTGAATTTGATCAATAGCCGTTGGCTTTTTCTTTGAGAATTCTCTAGTACTCCAGTTTTAGAGAATTTCACATCAGTTGGGGGGGTGGAAGTTGAGCGGGTCCAGTATTGAATTGGTTGAAGGCATGGAGTACTGTGTTAGTGTTGTGAGGTGGAACACTGCAAAGTGATGATTATCCGAGAGTCTTGAAGGAACAGCATTGCTGGAAGAGATATTAAGCAAAGGCAGAGGAGTATGGGGAAATGCTTTTGCGAGAAGTAATATCGAGGGGTTGGAGAAGGGTATTTTAGCCATGTAGCTTTATGTTCCTGCAGGCAAACACCGGAAGCACCCGGGAGGCCGCGGTAATGCTGGTGGCATGCATCACCACAGGATCAACTTCGACAAATAGTGAGTGCTTTTCGGACTCTGCCTTTACTGACACAGCTTTGGATTTCGGGGTAGAGGGTAGTTAAGAACATCTTCAACGGGAAGCAAGGCTCTTACCACTCAGAAACCTTGCCTGTGGCTGGGTTTCGTCAAGTTAATATTTGATGTGAACTGAGAACTTGTCACCGAGGCTAGAGTCACGCTTGGGTATCGGCTATTGCCTTAGTGTGCTAGAGTCCTCGAAGAGAAACTGCTGACCTTATTCACGGGCTGTGGCCCTCATGGCATAGTCAGTCACCGGGTTAGTGACATGCATCAGATTGACTTACACAACTGTTAGATCCATTTAACGCCCGCAAATTAGGGGGGTTGTGTTTTAACTATTCGTTTAGGAGACCTGTGTTACAGGAGTGTGGGGAAGCTGTCAAGTGATCTGAATCCTAGTCTTGGCACTGCCTCTGACTTTCTCAGTGACTTACTCTGGTTCCGTGGAATAAGGCTAGTCTTTTCCACCTGATTTCTTTGGTGgctttttaaagatttgttttattCAAGAAGCGGGGTACCTGCTTTGTCACTCTTCTGCATGAGTGAACAACTTACACTGTAATGGGGGGAGATGGACTGTGGAGATGGTAAACATAGCTTGTCAGTTGGAGTGAGGTAATGAAAATGGTTGTCTCTTCCCAGTCACCCAGGATACTTTGGGAAAGTTGGTATGAGGCATTACCATTTAAAGAGGAACCAGAGCTTCTGCCCAACTGTCAACCTTGATAAATTGTGGACCTTGGTCAGTGAGCAGACACGAGTAAATGCTGCCAAGAACAAGACTGGAGCTGCTCCTATCATTGATGTGGTGCGATCGGTGAGTGAATTGAATATTTTTTGCCTTTATGTGGGTCCTTGACTTTCAAAATTCTGGAT
This region of Mesoplodon densirostris isolate mMesDen1 chromosome 7, mMesDen1 primary haplotype, whole genome shotgun sequence genomic DNA includes:
- the RPL27A gene encoding large ribosomal subunit protein uL15, translating into MPSRLRKTRKLRGHVSHGHGRIGKHRKHPGGRGNAGGMHHHRINFDKYHPGYFGKVGMRHYHLKRNQSFCPTVNLDKLWTLVSEQTRVNAAKNKTGAAPIIDVVRSGYYKVLGKGKLPKQPVIVKAKFFSRRAEEKIKGVGGACVLVA